In Meiothermus ruber DSM 1279, the following proteins share a genomic window:
- the relB gene encoding type II toxin-antitoxin system RelB family antitoxin, translating to MLAIRLPKEIEERLEALAQKTGRSKSYYVRQAILEHLDDLEDYYLALERLEQNLPGIPLDEVERRLGLQD from the coding sequence ATGCTGGCCATTCGGCTGCCCAAGGAGATAGAGGAACGCCTCGAGGCGCTTGCCCAGAAAACCGGGCGCAGCAAGAGCTATTACGTGCGCCAGGCCATCCTCGAGCACCTCGATGACCTCGAGGACTACTACCTGGCCCTAGAACGGCTCGAGCAGAACCTGCCCGGCATCCCCCTAGACGAAGTGGAGCGCCGCCTTGGGCTACAGGATTGA
- a CDS encoding type II toxin-antitoxin system RelE family toxin — MGYRIEFDPRAEGELAKLDREVARRIVRFLRERVASLDDPRSIGEALHGPELGRFWKYRVGDYRLICHIQDQRVTVLVLRIGHRQVVYR, encoded by the coding sequence TTGGGCTACAGGATTGAGTTCGACCCACGGGCCGAGGGAGAGCTGGCGAAACTGGATCGTGAGGTGGCGCGTCGCATCGTACGGTTTTTGCGCGAGCGGGTGGCCTCGTTGGATGATCCGCGTAGCATTGGGGAGGCCTTGCACGGGCCGGAGCTGGGCCGGTTTTGGAAGTACCGGGTAGGGGATTATCGCCTGATCTGCCATATCCAGGATCAGAGGGTCACTGTGCTGGTCTTGCGGATTGGGCATCGGCAGGTTGTCTACCGCTGA
- a CDS encoding phytoene desaturase family protein: MPDFDVAVVGAGHNALVTAAYLAQAGYRVGVFERRRVPGGAVSTIDYQGFRFDLGGSAHILIRLTPVVEELELSRYGLEYLELDPLFHASDARESWFVWRDPERTAAELDERYPGQGQAYRRFMRDWLPFAQAVKEAFLASPSPLNLGRKMLWGAGFGRDWQKRLPQILRPYGDVAREYFSEERVRAPLVWMAAQSGPPPSDPLSSPFLLWHPLYHVGGVARPRGGSGGLSLALVRAIEAKGGKVHLDSPVAGIVLEGRRAVGLRLADGQSVSARAVVAGAHIQKTLALLPADQIPEVARGLRVGNGFGLVLRLGLLEKLCYQTHPGPEARIGLGLLITDELQLSRAYGDYLAGEPTRDPPLIAMSFSAVDETLAPPGGETLWLWAQYYPYRLAAGTWETRAMEAREGVIRSFERFDPAIRRKIVAELVQTPLWLEQEFAMPAGNVMHLEMTPDQMFMFRPWLGAHEYRFPGLKGLYLTGASTHPGGGIMGASGRNAARVLLGDLSRNRV, from the coding sequence ATGCCGGACTTCGATGTGGCAGTGGTGGGGGCGGGGCACAACGCCCTGGTAACGGCGGCGTACCTGGCCCAGGCCGGGTACAGGGTGGGGGTCTTCGAGCGGCGCAGGGTGCCGGGCGGGGCGGTCTCGACCATTGATTACCAGGGCTTCCGCTTCGACCTGGGGGGCAGCGCCCACATCCTGATCCGCCTGACCCCGGTGGTGGAGGAACTCGAGCTTTCCAGGTACGGGCTGGAGTACCTCGAGCTCGACCCTCTTTTTCACGCTTCGGATGCGCGGGAAAGCTGGTTCGTCTGGCGCGACCCCGAGCGCACCGCCGCCGAGCTGGACGAACGCTACCCAGGCCAGGGCCAGGCCTACCGCCGCTTCATGCGCGACTGGCTGCCCTTCGCCCAGGCCGTCAAAGAAGCCTTCCTGGCCTCGCCCAGCCCGCTCAACCTGGGGCGCAAGATGCTTTGGGGGGCCGGGTTTGGGCGCGACTGGCAGAAGCGCCTGCCGCAGATCTTGCGGCCTTACGGCGATGTGGCGCGGGAATACTTCAGCGAGGAACGGGTGCGGGCCCCCCTGGTCTGGATGGCCGCGCAGTCCGGGCCGCCGCCCTCCGATCCGTTGTCGTCGCCTTTTTTGCTGTGGCACCCGCTCTACCACGTGGGCGGGGTGGCCCGGCCCCGGGGGGGTTCGGGCGGGCTCTCGCTGGCGCTGGTGCGTGCGATAGAAGCCAAAGGGGGGAAGGTGCACCTGGATAGCCCGGTGGCTGGGATTGTGCTGGAGGGCCGACGGGCGGTGGGCCTGCGCCTGGCGGATGGGCAGAGCGTGAGCGCTCGAGCGGTGGTGGCCGGGGCGCACATCCAGAAAACCCTGGCCTTGCTGCCCGCCGACCAGATACCTGAGGTAGCCAGAGGGCTGCGGGTGGGCAACGGCTTCGGCCTGGTGCTGCGGCTGGGGCTCTTGGAAAAGCTTTGCTACCAGACCCACCCCGGCCCCGAGGCCCGCATCGGTCTGGGCCTCCTCATCACGGACGAACTGCAACTCAGCCGGGCCTACGGCGACTACCTGGCGGGCGAGCCCACCCGCGACCCCCCGCTCATCGCCATGAGCTTCAGCGCGGTGGACGAGACCCTGGCCCCACCGGGGGGCGAGACCCTGTGGCTGTGGGCGCAGTACTACCCCTACAGGCTGGCCGCGGGGACGTGGGAGACCCGCGCCATGGAGGCCCGGGAGGGGGTGATCCGGAGCTTCGAGCGCTTCGACCCTGCGATTCGCCGCAAGATTGTGGCCGAACTGGTGCAGACCCCGCTCTGGCTCGAGCAGGAGTTTGCCATGCCGGCGGGGAATGTGATGCACCTCGAGATGACCCCCGACCAGATGTTCATGTTCCGTCCCTGGCTGGGGGCCCACGAGTACAGGTTTCCGGGGCTAAAAGGCCTCTACCTGACCGGGGCCAGCACCCATCCCGGCGGGGGCATCATGGGCGCGAGCGGGCGGAATGCCGCAAGGGTGCTGCTCGGGGACTTGAGCCGCAACCGGGTATAA
- a CDS encoding lycopene cyclase family protein yields the protein MSAAYDYDYIIVGAGAAGLSLAYHLVQAGLHDRRILLLERAPKTLNDRTWCFWEVGEGPFEPVVFRRWNRIWFYGEGLSERLEIAPYAYKMIRGLDFYNFMHRWMAKQPNVRLHYGEVTRLEEAPQGVRVEAGGQVFTGRWAFSSLYQPAPRQPGYHYLLQHFKGWVVRTPRPAFDTGAATFMDFRVPQEGAVRFAYVLPFDARTALVEYTLFSPELLPPDAYDAGLRAYLEGPLGLAQYEVLETEFGVIPMTDAPFARRPSPHVMNIGTAGGCTKASTGYTFRRIQQQARRIAEALAQTGQPFFPEPTFNRYAYMDSVLLNVLAHRRSPGKQVFSDLFRKNPPQRVLRFLDEKTSLLEDLQIMSSVDIPAFLRAALAVGRSRWPLARSGRMEPRRG from the coding sequence GTGAGCGCGGCTTACGACTACGACTACATCATTGTGGGGGCCGGGGCGGCGGGCCTGAGCCTGGCCTACCATCTGGTGCAGGCGGGATTGCACGACAGGCGCATCCTGCTGCTCGAGCGGGCCCCCAAAACCCTCAACGACCGCACCTGGTGCTTCTGGGAGGTGGGGGAGGGCCCCTTCGAGCCGGTGGTCTTCCGCCGGTGGAACCGCATCTGGTTTTATGGGGAAGGCCTCTCGGAGCGGCTCGAGATCGCGCCCTATGCCTACAAGATGATCCGCGGCCTGGATTTCTATAACTTCATGCACCGCTGGATGGCAAAGCAGCCCAACGTCCGCCTGCACTACGGGGAAGTCACCCGCCTCGAGGAGGCCCCGCAAGGGGTGCGGGTCGAGGCGGGTGGGCAGGTATTTACGGGCCGCTGGGCCTTCAGCAGCCTGTACCAGCCCGCGCCCCGGCAACCCGGCTACCACTACCTGTTGCAGCACTTCAAGGGCTGGGTGGTGCGAACCCCCCGGCCGGCCTTCGATACCGGGGCCGCGACCTTTATGGACTTTCGGGTTCCCCAGGAGGGCGCGGTGCGTTTTGCCTATGTCCTGCCCTTCGATGCCCGGACGGCGCTGGTGGAGTACACCCTCTTCTCGCCCGAGCTGCTGCCCCCCGACGCCTACGATGCAGGGCTGCGGGCCTACCTCGAGGGCCCTTTGGGCCTGGCGCAGTACGAGGTGCTCGAGACCGAGTTCGGCGTCATCCCCATGACCGACGCGCCCTTTGCCCGCCGGCCAAGCCCCCACGTCATGAACATCGGCACCGCCGGCGGCTGCACCAAGGCCTCTACCGGCTATACCTTCCGGCGCATCCAGCAGCAGGCGCGCCGCATTGCCGAAGCCCTTGCCCAGACCGGCCAGCCCTTCTTTCCAGAGCCGACCTTCAACCGGTACGCCTACATGGACAGCGTGCTCCTGAACGTGCTGGCACACCGCCGCAGTCCGGGTAAACAGGTCTTCAGCGACCTGTTCCGCAAAAACCCCCCCCAGCGGGTGCTGCGCTTTTTGGACGAAAAAACCAGCCTGCTGGAAGATTTGCAGATTATGTCCAGTGTGGACATTCCGGCATTCCTGAGGGCTGCGCTGGCAGTAGGAAGGTCGCGCTGGCCCCTGGCGAGGTCGGGCCGAATGGAACCCAGGCGAGGGTAG
- a CDS encoding carotenoid biosynthesis protein, translated as MDLLITTLLAVLLAVAGLCWARRAGPAAAAGPVWLRGLGGLWGMGLALLGAVLLVWGWGGLLGAALAGWGCVLALLAVWGGDLLWAGRRVWLVAGGAAALLAGGVGWLFYQSPALGVWALLAATATAQALWLMAQPQARARLGGLRRHLQPWMLPLALAVLVRIPVPLWPEGFPLISLVQMLLISLAALLWGWGRVGVRIVLLAVLAFALGLGVELLGSQTGFPFGLYSYQGAPQPTIGGVPLIVPLGWFALVLSAHVLAGGRPWRTGLLVVAWDLGLEALMPAQGYWAWQDPNPLWYGAPIQNYLAWFAVGYAISWMYRRLGPRLHQDGAFAWAYRLEALFLPVGLALLGLWPAALLCGLAMNGLAWLEYLPLGGCGGLKRSRGQT; from the coding sequence GTGGACTTGCTGATAACCACGTTGTTGGCTGTTTTGCTCGCGGTTGCTGGGCTCTGCTGGGCACGGCGCGCGGGGCCCGCTGCGGCGGCAGGCCCGGTCTGGCTGCGCGGGCTGGGGGGGCTGTGGGGTATGGGCCTGGCCCTGCTGGGTGCGGTGTTGCTGGTGTGGGGGTGGGGCGGGCTGCTGGGGGCCGCGCTGGCCGGGTGGGGTTGTGTGCTGGCCTTGCTGGCGGTGTGGGGCGGCGATCTGCTCTGGGCAGGCCGCAGGGTTTGGCTGGTTGCGGGCGGGGCCGCTGCGCTGCTGGCGGGGGGGGTGGGCTGGCTGTTCTATCAATCCCCTGCGCTGGGGGTCTGGGCCTTGCTGGCGGCCACGGCCACCGCCCAGGCCCTCTGGCTCATGGCGCAGCCCCAAGCCCGGGCCCGGCTTGGCGGGCTCCGGCGGCACCTGCAACCCTGGATGCTGCCGCTGGCCCTGGCGGTGCTGGTGCGCATCCCGGTGCCGCTCTGGCCGGAGGGCTTTCCCCTCATCAGCCTGGTGCAGATGCTACTCATCAGCCTGGCGGCTTTGCTCTGGGGCTGGGGGCGGGTGGGGGTGCGAATTGTGCTGCTGGCGGTTCTGGCTTTTGCGCTGGGGCTGGGGGTGGAGCTGCTGGGCAGCCAGACCGGCTTTCCCTTTGGGCTTTACAGCTACCAGGGTGCGCCGCAGCCCACCATTGGGGGCGTGCCCCTGATCGTGCCGCTGGGCTGGTTTGCCCTGGTGCTCTCGGCCCATGTGCTGGCGGGGGGGCGGCCCTGGCGCACCGGCTTGCTGGTGGTGGCCTGGGACCTGGGGCTCGAGGCCCTGATGCCCGCCCAGGGTTACTGGGCCTGGCAAGACCCCAACCCCCTGTGGTACGGCGCGCCCATCCAGAACTACCTGGCCTGGTTTGCGGTGGGTTATGCCATCTCCTGGATGTACCGACGGCTGGGGCCCCGCCTGCACCAGGACGGTGCTTTTGCCTGGGCCTACCGGCTCGAGGCCCTGTTTTTACCGGTGGGGCTGGCCCTGCTGGGCCTGTGGCCGGCGGCGCTGCTTTGTGGCCTGGCCATGAACGGGCTGGCGTGGCTGGAATACCTGCCTCTTGGGGGGTGTGGCGGCCTGAAACGGTCTAGAGGGCAGACATGA
- a CDS encoding lysophospholipid acyltransferase family protein — MMRPWERLLSVAFKALFRRTVQRGLRGVWVRGALPGQACVLAGNHHSWWDGYLLPVLFWGGGRPFKIVVGERRLQEFAFFRRLDTVSASKPREALAALGRGEVLIVFPEGELRPPGPLGGLNRGVVWFAERAGVSVVPVASRVVLRGHELAEAYLVFGAPIEPDLRLLREQLERMLAELDDQIRTAPAEEPLPGFELRLAGRRSTHERMAAWGAALGKLIGLAERKGAP; from the coding sequence ATGATGCGTCCCTGGGAACGATTGTTAAGCGTGGCCTTCAAGGCCCTGTTTCGCCGCACGGTGCAGCGGGGCCTGCGGGGGGTGTGGGTGCGGGGGGCCCTGCCGGGGCAGGCCTGTGTGCTGGCCGGTAACCACCACTCCTGGTGGGATGGCTATCTGCTGCCCGTCTTGTTTTGGGGGGGCGGGCGGCCTTTCAAAATTGTGGTGGGGGAGCGCCGCTTGCAGGAGTTTGCTTTCTTTCGCCGCCTCGATACGGTCTCGGCCAGCAAGCCCAGGGAGGCGCTGGCCGCCCTTGGGCGGGGGGAGGTTTTGATCGTCTTCCCCGAGGGTGAGCTGCGCCCGCCGGGGCCGCTGGGCGGGCTGAACCGGGGGGTGGTCTGGTTCGCCGAGCGGGCGGGGGTGTCGGTGGTGCCGGTGGCCTCGAGGGTGGTGTTGCGCGGGCACGAGCTGGCCGAGGCCTATCTGGTCTTTGGTGCGCCCATAGAACCCGATTTGAGGCTGCTGCGCGAGCAACTGGAGCGGATGCTGGCCGAACTCGACGACCAGATCCGCACCGCCCCCGCCGAGGAACCACTGCCGGGTTTCGAACTGCGGCTGGCCGGGCGCAGGAGCACCCACGAACGCATGGCGGCCTGGGGGGCGGCGCTGGGTAAACTGATCGGGCTGGCCGAGCGTAAAGGTGCTCCGTAG
- a CDS encoding glycosyltransferase, giving the protein MVSILEVLWYGVLAWLGLKLLVLLLNMLFFPVLKREKLRGPRPTVSLLVPARNEAHNLRETLPGLLLQGVQEILVLNDHSTDATAQVVEEFSRQDARVRLLAGLPKPEGWMGKTWACYQLAQAAQGEVLIFTDADVHWHKRGVRAVLARMERERAGLVSVYPRQMTHSLAERVILPLIDDVLLCYLPYPLLRTPFPSASAANGQVMAFTRPAYLASGGHAAVRGEVLEDVRLAQKTKGAGQRLALALGGGLVAVRMYRGFAEIVEGLGKNLIEFHGRSRVVLALSYMGHLLAYTLCWPLALFNPLWLWVGVLGLLERLLLGLKTGRAWWELVLVPLAPLLSTPIYWRSAQRKYTWKGREYSR; this is encoded by the coding sequence ATGGTATCTATCCTCGAGGTGCTCTGGTATGGGGTGCTGGCCTGGCTGGGCCTTAAGCTTCTGGTACTGCTACTGAACATGCTCTTCTTCCCGGTCTTAAAGCGGGAGAAACTGCGCGGGCCGCGCCCCACGGTCTCGCTGCTGGTGCCGGCCCGCAACGAGGCCCACAACCTGCGGGAAACCCTGCCGGGCCTGCTGCTGCAGGGGGTGCAGGAAATTCTGGTGCTGAACGACCATTCCACCGATGCGACCGCCCAGGTGGTCGAGGAATTTAGCCGCCAGGACGCCCGCGTGCGCTTGCTTGCGGGCCTGCCCAAACCCGAGGGCTGGATGGGCAAGACCTGGGCCTGCTACCAGCTGGCCCAGGCGGCCCAGGGCGAGGTGCTCATCTTCACCGATGCCGATGTGCACTGGCACAAGCGCGGGGTGCGGGCGGTGCTGGCCCGGATGGAGCGCGAGCGGGCCGGGCTGGTCTCGGTGTATCCGCGCCAGATGACCCACAGCCTGGCCGAACGGGTGATCCTGCCCCTGATTGACGATGTGCTGCTGTGCTACCTGCCCTACCCCCTGCTCCGAACCCCCTTTCCTTCGGCGTCGGCGGCCAATGGGCAGGTGATGGCCTTTACCCGGCCGGCCTACCTGGCCTCGGGGGGGCACGCTGCGGTGCGGGGGGAGGTGCTGGAGGACGTGCGCCTGGCGCAAAAAACCAAGGGCGCGGGGCAGCGCCTGGCCCTGGCCCTGGGGGGCGGCCTGGTGGCGGTGCGGATGTACCGGGGCTTTGCCGAGATTGTGGAGGGCCTGGGCAAGAACCTGATCGAGTTTCACGGGCGCAGCCGGGTGGTTCTGGCCCTCTCGTACATGGGGCACCTGCTGGCCTATACCCTGTGCTGGCCGCTGGCCCTGTTCAATCCGCTGTGGCTTTGGGTGGGGGTGCTGGGGCTTTTAGAGCGCCTGCTGCTGGGCCTCAAAACCGGGCGGGCGTGGTGGGAGTTGGTGCTGGTGCCGCTGGCGCCCTTGCTCAGCACGCCCATCTATTGGCGTTCTGCGCAACGAAAATATACCTGGAAAGGGCGAGAATATAGCCGATGA
- a CDS encoding phytoene desaturase family protein: MKAIVIGAGFAGLAAALRLRKAGLEVTVLEQFNQPGGKAIGWEGVPTGPTVLTLPEIPRRIFAAFGAVLPELKPVSPLTRYTWPDGRVFAPELDLEATLAQLSLREARHYQRLLRVARAMYEGARGTFIEGTPPHLAQLLRYALRDGLKAHPTRSLAALVQSGPYLTPFFLRFATYLGANPYRAPAVLHNIAWVELGLGVFHLAGGMRALADHLFRLALAQGVEFLFGQRVLQMQRLPGRVDALQTDQGWHRADLYISAADRHFTLKWLGLPLPGYALGVSGFALLLKLAEAVPLGHHIYFSPDYRAEWQAIAAGRWPQDPTLYLHTDGEAAFLLVNAPPMGRAEPPEAEGYARLLLDKLAQVHPLPIAAWRAMSPQDYSLTAYRGALYGRAPHGLLGALRPGWGVAGLRNFAQVGGTVHPGGGVPLSMLSGWNGAGWLLDRTRGGNGLEP; the protein is encoded by the coding sequence ATGAAGGCCATTGTGATAGGGGCGGGTTTTGCGGGGCTGGCGGCGGCGCTGCGGCTAAGAAAGGCGGGCCTCGAGGTCACGGTTCTCGAGCAGTTTAACCAACCGGGCGGCAAGGCCATCGGCTGGGAGGGGGTGCCCACCGGCCCCACCGTCCTGACCCTGCCCGAGATTCCCCGCCGGATTTTCGCGGCCTTTGGGGCTGTGCTGCCCGAGCTGAAGCCGGTCTCGCCCCTCACCCGCTACACCTGGCCCGATGGGCGGGTCTTCGCGCCCGAACTGGATCTGGAGGCCACCCTGGCCCAGCTCTCGCTGCGGGAAGCCCGGCACTACCAGCGCTTGCTGCGGGTGGCCCGCGCGATGTACGAAGGGGCCCGGGGCACCTTTATCGAAGGGACTCCCCCACACCTGGCCCAACTGCTGCGCTACGCCCTGCGCGATGGCCTGAAGGCCCACCCCACCCGCTCGCTGGCGGCGCTGGTGCAGTCCGGCCCCTACCTGACCCCCTTTTTCCTGCGCTTTGCTACCTACTTAGGGGCCAACCCCTACCGGGCCCCAGCGGTGCTGCACAACATCGCCTGGGTGGAGCTGGGGCTGGGCGTGTTTCACCTGGCCGGGGGGATGCGCGCCCTGGCCGATCACCTCTTCCGGCTGGCCCTGGCCCAGGGCGTGGAGTTTTTGTTTGGGCAGCGGGTATTGCAGATGCAACGCTTGCCGGGCCGTGTGGACGCGCTGCAAACCGACCAGGGCTGGCACCGCGCCGACCTGTACATTTCGGCGGCCGACCGGCACTTCACCCTGAAGTGGCTGGGACTGCCCCTTCCGGGCTATGCCCTGGGGGTCTCGGGCTTTGCGCTGCTACTCAAGCTGGCCGAGGCGGTGCCGCTGGGCCACCATATCTATTTTTCGCCAGATTACCGGGCCGAGTGGCAGGCGATCGCGGCCGGGCGCTGGCCCCAGGATCCCACCCTGTACCTGCACACCGACGGCGAGGCCGCCTTTTTGCTGGTAAACGCACCCCCGATGGGCCGGGCAGAGCCCCCAGAAGCCGAGGGCTACGCCCGGCTACTGCTGGACAAGCTTGCCCAGGTACACCCCCTGCCCATTGCGGCCTGGCGGGCCATGAGCCCCCAGGACTACAGCCTGACCGCCTACCGTGGGGCTTTGTACGGGCGGGCCCCGCACGGCCTGCTGGGGGCTTTGCGGCCTGGCTGGGGGGTGGCGGGTCTGCGCAATTTCGCGCAGGTGGGTGGAACGGTTCACCCTGGCGGGGGGGTTCCGCTTTCCATGCTTTCGGGCTGGAACGGGGCGGGCTGGCTCCTGGATAGAACGCGTGGAGGGAATGGGCTTGAACCTTAA
- a CDS encoding cytochrome P450 — protein MGLNLKGASKAGLRGLPQPRGYPWGPLAHLPRWAGEPLALLEEGAALGPIFALGLGRLAVVGYSPEWNRRLLGDLETFRSKGSFSSLVPYLNGGIITTDAPAHRARRQELNPHFHARALGGLEARIRAALQEIRPQGVFEANRWASEVAQTSLNVAYFEGQFPKAELARFLAPLKQPFPAPLWPRPLLFARMRRRIGEMQARGLGLAAHLPLEEVLIGLAAGYDTTAHTLAWALWHAACYPDWHHPAGHPLLIKETLRLYPPGFIGSRRVARALEFEGIFIPQGALALYSPYLTHRHPDLWQNPLVFDPARFEGRIPAWGYLPFGGGERTCLGMHFAQMVLGVALSLFGPLEPLQGDPQPRPGLTLAPRGALWLRSGQ, from the coding sequence ATGGGCTTGAACCTTAAGGGCGCTTCAAAAGCTGGGCTGCGCGGGCTGCCCCAGCCCAGAGGGTATCCCTGGGGGCCTTTGGCCCACCTGCCGCGCTGGGCGGGGGAGCCACTGGCCTTGCTCGAGGAAGGGGCGGCCCTGGGGCCCATCTTTGCCCTGGGTCTGGGCCGCCTGGCGGTGGTGGGGTACAGCCCCGAGTGGAACCGGCGGCTGCTTGGCGACCTGGAAACCTTCCGCTCTAAAGGCAGCTTTTCCAGCCTGGTGCCCTACCTGAACGGCGGCATCATCACCACCGACGCCCCCGCGCACAGGGCCAGGCGCCAGGAACTCAACCCCCATTTCCACGCCAGGGCCCTGGGGGGGCTCGAGGCCCGCATCCGGGCGGCCTTGCAAGAAATCCGGCCCCAGGGCGTGTTCGAGGCCAACCGCTGGGCCTCGGAGGTGGCCCAGACCAGCCTCAATGTGGCCTACTTTGAGGGGCAGTTTCCCAAAGCCGAGCTGGCCCGGTTCCTGGCACCGCTCAAACAGCCCTTTCCCGCTCCCCTGTGGCCGCGGCCTTTGCTTTTTGCCCGGATGCGCCGCCGGATAGGGGAGATGCAGGCCAGGGGCCTTGGGCTGGCTGCCCATCTGCCGTTGGAAGAAGTCCTGATCGGGCTGGCGGCCGGCTACGACACCACCGCCCACACCCTGGCCTGGGCCCTGTGGCACGCGGCCTGCTACCCCGACTGGCATCACCCGGCAGGGCATCCCCTGCTCATCAAGGAGACCCTGCGCCTGTACCCGCCGGGCTTTATCGGGAGCCGCCGGGTGGCGCGGGCCCTCGAGTTCGAGGGGATATTCATCCCCCAGGGCGCGCTGGCCCTTTACAGCCCTTACCTGACCCACCGCCACCCCGACCTGTGGCAGAACCCCCTGGTGTTTGACCCGGCGCGTTTTGAGGGCCGCATCCCGGCCTGGGGGTATCTGCCGTTTGGCGGGGGGGAGCGCACCTGCCTGGGGATGCACTTCGCCCAGATGGTGCTGGGGGTGGCCCTTTCGCTTTTTGGGCCGCTCGAGCCCCTGCAAGGCGATCCCCAGCCCAGGCCCGGCCTGACCCTGGCCCCCAGGGGCGCGCTATGGTTGCGCTCAGGTCAGTAG
- a CDS encoding GNAT family N-acetyltransferase, whose protein sequence is MTLSNTWPRHGKVTLKPFTEALTETEWRRFYECFRDPEIAEWNGSRPLRMPLWLFKRVVMGEVSRGDRMGFGILDENGEWLGTVELYEMSRTEATLGILIGAKDRWGQGYGTDAVRAVLEYAFCTLRLQKVRLRTYKHNLRAQRAFQKAGFRYLEPPPAPTPRFNFGLAPKAEFVPMEITREDWTCY, encoded by the coding sequence GTGACGCTCAGCAACACCTGGCCTCGCCACGGCAAAGTGACCCTCAAACCCTTTACCGAAGCCCTCACCGAGACCGAGTGGCGGCGCTTTTACGAGTGTTTTCGTGATCCGGAGATTGCCGAGTGGAACGGAAGCCGTCCACTCAGGATGCCCCTGTGGCTTTTCAAGCGGGTGGTGATGGGTGAGGTCAGCCGGGGCGATCGGATGGGGTTTGGCATCCTGGACGAGAACGGGGAGTGGCTGGGCACGGTAGAGCTTTACGAGATGAGCCGCACCGAGGCCACCCTGGGCATCCTGATTGGCGCCAAAGATCGTTGGGGACAGGGCTACGGCACCGATGCGGTTCGGGCAGTGCTCGAGTACGCCTTCTGCACCCTGCGGCTGCAAAAGGTCAGGCTGCGCACCTACAAACACAACCTTCGAGCCCAACGAGCCTTCCAGAAGGCCGGCTTTCGCTACCTCGAGCCCCCACCCGCCCCGACCCCCCGCTTCAATTTCGGCCTGGCTCCCAAGGCTGAGTTTGTGCCCATGGAGATTACCAGGGAAGACTGGACGTGCTACTGA
- a CDS encoding Glu/Leu/Phe/Val family dehydrogenase gives MKSEPLSYLCSDNIGPWEIYLAQVDRVTPYLGKLAFWVEDLKRPKRVLIVDVPVQMDDGSVAHFEGYRVHHNTFRGPAKGGIRYHQDVTLSEVMALAAWMTIKNAAVGLPYGGGKGGIRVDPRKLSPGEIERLTRRYTSEIGIIIGPDKDIPAPDMGTGAREMAWMMDTYSMNVGRTAPGVVTGKPIAVGGSLGRQDATGRGVFVTAAAAAEKIGLPVAGSRVAVQGFGNVGNAAARIFHDHGARIVAVSDVTGGIRNDGGIDPYDLTTYVRQMGGVKGYPKAEPIPAPEVLTTPCEFLVPAALEKQITEANAWKVQCKIVAEGANGPTTPAADDILAERGILVIPDVIANAGGVTVSYFEWVQDFNSFFWTEDEINARLERLMRQSFEAVWQVAQDKKVTLRTAAYIVAATRVLEARSLLGLYP, from the coding sequence ATGAAATCTGAACCCCTTTCCTATCTTTGCAGCGACAATATCGGCCCCTGGGAAATCTACCTGGCCCAGGTGGATCGCGTCACCCCCTACCTGGGCAAACTGGCTTTCTGGGTGGAGGATCTCAAGCGACCCAAGCGCGTCCTAATCGTGGACGTGCCCGTCCAGATGGACGACGGCTCGGTGGCCCACTTTGAAGGCTACCGGGTTCACCACAACACCTTCCGCGGCCCGGCCAAAGGCGGTATTCGCTATCACCAGGACGTCACCCTTTCCGAGGTGATGGCCCTCGCAGCCTGGATGACCATCAAGAACGCCGCGGTGGGGCTGCCCTACGGGGGCGGTAAGGGCGGCATCCGGGTAGACCCCCGCAAGCTCAGCCCTGGCGAGATTGAGCGCCTGACCCGGCGCTACACCTCCGAGATTGGCATCATCATCGGCCCCGACAAGGACATCCCCGCCCCCGATATGGGCACCGGGGCCCGCGAGATGGCCTGGATGATGGACACCTACTCCATGAACGTGGGCCGCACCGCGCCGGGGGTGGTTACTGGCAAACCTATTGCGGTGGGTGGCTCGTTGGGGCGGCAGGACGCCACCGGGCGCGGGGTGTTTGTGACTGCTGCCGCCGCTGCAGAAAAAATCGGGCTGCCCGTGGCGGGTAGCCGGGTGGCGGTGCAGGGCTTCGGCAACGTGGGCAACGCCGCCGCCCGCATTTTCCACGACCACGGGGCCAGAATTGTGGCGGTCTCGGACGTCACCGGCGGCATCCGCAACGACGGCGGCATCGACCCCTACGACCTCACCACCTACGTCCGGCAGATGGGCGGTGTGAAGGGCTACCCCAAAGCCGAGCCCATTCCAGCCCCCGAGGTACTCACCACCCCCTGCGAGTTCCTGGTTCCGGCCGCCCTGGAAAAACAAATCACCGAGGCCAACGCCTGGAAGGTGCAGTGCAAAATTGTGGCCGAGGGCGCCAACGGCCCCACCACCCCCGCCGCCGACGATATCCTGGCCGAGCGCGGGATTCTGGTGATACCCGATGTCATCGCCAACGCCGGCGGCGTAACGGTGAGCTACTTCGAGTGGGTACAGGATTTCAACAGCTTTTTCTGGACAGAAGACGAGATCAACGCCCGGCTCGAGCGCCTTATGCGCCAGTCCTTCGAGGCGGTCTGGCAGGTGGCGCAGGACAAAAAAGTAACCCTGCGCACCGCCGCCTACATTGTGGCCGCTACACGGGTGCTGGAGGCCCGCTCCTTGTTGGGCCTGTACCCGTAA